The Thermobifida halotolerans sequence ACTGGCTCATGGCGATGGCGGCGGTCAGGTCGTGTCCGGCGATGTCGCCGATGGCCAGCATGGCGGAGTCGTCCACCGTGAAGGCGTCGTACCAGTCGCCTCCCACGTGGGAGGCGGTCGGGCTGGGCTGGTAGCGGCCGACGATGGACATGCCCGGAATCTCCGGCAGGTTGCCGAGGAAACTTCGTTGCAGGGCCAGGGCCACGCGCTGGGTGCGCTGGAACTCCGCGATGGTGCCGATGGCGGGTTCCAGATGGCCGAACAGACCGGTGAGCAGGTCGACGTCGTTCTGGTCGATCGGTTCGCGGTCACCGCAGGCGGCCGCGGTCAGCACGGCGACTGCCGCGCCCTCGACGACCAGGGGCAGGACGATCACGCTGTTGGCCCCGACCCGGGCCAACCACCGCACGCTGTCGGCGGGGAGAAAGCCCGGCGGCGGCCGTCCCGGCGGGAACGTCCTGTGGAACGGGCGGTTCTGCTGGATCGCGTGAACGAACGCGCTGTCGGGGGCGAAGATCTCCTTGCGGCGCGGTGGCAGGTCGGAAAGACCCGGCCGGTGGGCCACGGCGACGCGCTCGGCCGCGAACGGGGCGCCGGCGGGCCGCAGCGCGGGATCGGGGATCAGGTAGATGGAGCACGCGTCGGCCAGATCCGGGACGATCACGTGGGCCAGTGCGGTGAGTGTGTCGTCCATCTGCGTGGCGTCGGCGATGGCGGCGGAGGCGCGGGCGAACAGGTCCCTGCGGCGCTGTTCCCGCCACTGCTGTTCGACGTCGGTACAGGTCCCGGTCCACTCGACCACGACGCCGTTCTGCCGCACCGGGACGGCACGGGTGCGGAAGTGCCGGTAGGTGCCGTCGCGCTGCCGGACCCGGAAGGTGTGCTCGAAGAGGTCGGGCACCTGCTCGACGGCCTGTGACCAGGCCAGTACCAGTGCGGGCCGGTCGTCGGGGGCCACGGCGTCCAGCCACCCGTAGCCCCGGTACTCCTCCGGTCTCTGTCCGGTGGCCTCCTGCCAGCCCCGGTTCAACTCCACAGCGCCGTCGACGGCCGAGGCGCTCCACTCGATCGGTCCTCCGGCCCGCACCAGGCTGGCGTAGCGCTGGAAGGCGAGGTCACGCTGTTCGATGCCGACCTGGTCGGTGACCTCCGACACCAGCACCAGAACCCCGCTCTCGCCGTTCTCCAGGAGGACCGGGGAGAAACTGGTGTCGAAGTAGCGTTCCCGGCGGCCGGTTTCGGGATAGTCCGCGGTGATCGGGGCGTCGGGCAGAAAGGCGGGCTCGCCCGTGGTCATGACCCGGTCGAGCAGGACGGCATACCCCGGCTGGGGCAGATCGCTGAAGGCCGTGTGGAAGGGCTGGTCCAGCGGCCTGTCACCGAACACGGATCGGTGGACGGCGTTGGTGTAGACCAGTCGGTGGTCGGGGCCGCGTGTGACCGCCACCCCGACCGGCGCCTGGTCGAACGCTTTCAACGTCAGGCCGCTGAGTTGGACGTTGCTACCGCTGCTCGTGTCTGTCCGTGGCCTTTTGCCCACAGGCACCCCCCATCTCCTGGGACAAACAGCGCTCTGTCTGCATGTATGCCTCGACTGAGGAGATCTATGCGTGCCTGCCCCGGGCGGGGACGGACCACGCACGGGAGCGTGTGGTCTCCGGACACGGCGGAAGCGGGAGCACAGGGTCGGGGAACCACAGCCGCTCCCGGTGCGGGATAGCGCCGAACGCTGCTCAGGACAGGCGCAGGGCGATCAGCGCGATGTCGTCGTTTCCGGTGATGGGGAGTTCGGTGAGCAGTCGGTCGCAGAACTCGTGGAGGGGTTCGCGCGCGAGTGGCGCCGAGTGGCGGGCCAGTCGCTCCAGGCCGATGTCGAGGGACTCGTGGGGGTGCTCCACCAGGCCGTCGGTGTAGAGCAGCAGGGTGCTGCCCGGCGGCAGCGGCTCCACGGCACTGGTACGCGGGTACTCGGTGTTCAGTCCGAGGAGGAGGTCGTGGGAGTCCTCCAGGAAGCGGGTGCTCCCGTCGGGGAGGACCAACAGGGGCGGCAGGTGTCCGGCCACGGAGTAGTTCACCTGCCAGTGGCCGTCGCCGGTCGGTTCGACGCGGGCGAGGACGCAGGTCGCCGTCCCGCGGTACTCCCCGGATTTCTCCACCGCGCTGTCCAGGCGGCGCAGCGCCTCCTGAGGTTTCTCCGGACGGTCGACGGCGAAGGCGCGGAGCATGTTGCGCAACTGGCTCATGGCGATGGCGGCCGACAGGTCGTGTCCGGCGACGTCGCCGATAGCCAGCATGACGGAGTCGTCCACCGTGAAGGCGTCGTACCAGTCGCCGCCCACCTCCGCGGCGCTCGGGCTGGGCTGGTAGCGGCCGACGACGGGCATGCCCGGAACCGTGGGCGGTTGACTGAGAAGGCTGCGTTGCAGGGCCAGGGCCACGCGCTGGGTGCGTTGGAACTCCGCGGCGATGTCGACGGCGGGCCGCACGTGGTCGAGTATGTCGGTGAGCAGGTCGACGTCGTCCTGGCTGATCGGTTCGCGGTCACCGCAGACAGTCGCGGTCAGCACGGCGGCCACCGCGCCCTCGACGACCAGGGGCAGGACGACGAAGCTGTTGACCCTGGTCTCGCGCAGCCAGCGCACGGTGTCGGCCGGAAGGAAGTCCGACGGTATCTCCTCCGGGAGAGACGTCTTGTGCAGCGGACGGCGTTCCCGGACAGCGTGGACGAACAGGCTGTCCGGGGAGAAGCGGTCCTTGCGGTGCGGCGGCGGGGCCGGGAGGTGCGACCGCTGGACCACGGCGACGCGCTCGACGACGAACGGGGCTCTGGCGGTCCGGAGCGCGGAGTCCGGAACCAGGTAGAAGGTGCATGTGTCGGCCAGTTCCGGGACGATCGCGTGGGCCAGCGCGTCGAACATGTTGTCGATCCGGGTGGCTTCGGAGGTGGCGGCGGAGGCGCGGGCGAGCAGGTCCCTGCGGCGCTGTTCCCGCCACTGCTGTTCGATGTCGGCGCAGAAGCCCGTCCACTCGACCACGACGCCGCCCTTGCGTACCGGGACGGCACGCGCGTAGAAGTGCCGGTAGGTGCCGTCGCGCTGCCGGACCCGGAAGGTGTGCTCGAAGAGGTCGGGCACCTGGTCGACCGCCTGTGACCAGGC is a genomic window containing:
- a CDS encoding SpoIIE family protein phosphatase: MPVGKRPRTDTSSGSNVQLSGLTLKAFDQAPVGVAVTRGPDHRLVYTNAVHRSVFGDRPLDQPFHTAFSDLPQPGYAVLLDRVMTTGEPAFLPDAPITADYPETGRRERYFDTSFSPVLLENGESGVLVLVSEVTDQVGIEQRDLAFQRYASLVRAGGPIEWSASAVDGAVELNRGWQEATGQRPEEYRGYGWLDAVAPDDRPALVLAWSQAVEQVPDLFEHTFRVRQRDGTYRHFRTRAVPVRQNGVVVEWTGTCTDVEQQWREQRRRDLFARASAAIADATQMDDTLTALAHVIVPDLADACSIYLIPDPALRPAGAPFAAERVAVAHRPGLSDLPPRRKEIFAPDSAFVHAIQQNRPFHRTFPPGRPPPGFLPADSVRWLARVGANSVIVLPLVVEGAAVAVLTAAACGDREPIDQNDVDLLTGLFGHLEPAIGTIAEFQRTQRVALALQRSFLGNLPEIPGMSIVGRYQPSPTASHVGGDWYDAFTVDDSAMLAIGDIAGHDLTAAIAMSQLRNMLRALTIDRPAEPRDVLRRLDSAVERSGEYEGTATCILARIEQDDSGRWQMTYSVAGHPPPLLVLPDGSTRFLEDSHDLLLGLDAEHPRTSAVEPLPPGSTLLLYTDGLVEHSDEHFDVGLERLARHCASMADAPLDEFCDRLLADLPVAGHDDITMIALRLNPHHRPSAPGAAHQGHRQAITPPDRGRHPRPAK
- a CDS encoding SpoIIE family protein phosphatase, whose protein sequence is MARTTETDTAAVGHEIRLGDLALTAFDQAPVGVAVTRGPGHRLVYANAVYQEIFGPRPLGKPFLATFGDLAQSGYALLLDRVMNTGESAFLPDAPMTADYPGGGPRERYFSVSLSSVSLEDGESGVLVLVSEVTDRVNAEQRDLAFQRYASLVRAGAVVEWSASATDGTVQLSRGWEEITGQKPEEYLGYGWLDAVAPDDRPALVLAWSQAVDQVPDLFEHTFRVRQRDGTYRHFYARAVPVRKGGVVVEWTGFCADIEQQWREQRRRDLLARASAATSEATRIDNMFDALAHAIVPELADTCTFYLVPDSALRTARAPFVVERVAVVQRSHLPAPPPHRKDRFSPDSLFVHAVRERRPLHKTSLPEEIPSDFLPADTVRWLRETRVNSFVVLPLVVEGAVAAVLTATVCGDREPISQDDVDLLTDILDHVRPAVDIAAEFQRTQRVALALQRSLLSQPPTVPGMPVVGRYQPSPSAAEVGGDWYDAFTVDDSVMLAIGDVAGHDLSAAIAMSQLRNMLRAFAVDRPEKPQEALRRLDSAVEKSGEYRGTATCVLARVEPTGDGHWQVNYSVAGHLPPLLVLPDGSTRFLEDSHDLLLGLNTEYPRTSAVEPLPPGSTLLLYTDGLVEHPHESLDIGLERLARHSAPLAREPLHEFCDRLLTELPITGNDDIALIALRLS